The Candidatus Zixiibacteriota bacterium genome window below encodes:
- a CDS encoding DUF4388 domain-containing protein, whose product MSLTGNLKTVSFPDILQLLSTGKKTGVLQVSTAAREKEIAFRDGNIIYASSINSSEDLLGNLLLKRGKISKIDLEKAIAQHKQTGRQLGTTLVDMNLFEKEEVIDCLKMQIEEIVYNLFSWSEGEFKFIENAAPRKMQFSIELSTISIIMEGTRRIDEWVEIQKVLPPDDVKLQLSLTPKIHKETITLSLEEFKILSLINGERTLPDLINASPVGEFVTYRALYRLILGGLVQSAGRAASRDEIVENEEEVILSILFTLYNSCFYRIRAIVEEIVGDQNPMFNKYLASFRNGFLTFFPGFDPGSNLNSSFDKFYTEILKIPATVRMHNVMSALENMLSNQLEYVFYFLGSGIYRSAAGRVRKEISEPMALRRELVKRYKIDDNLFSSIKKADRVVKLVKGAS is encoded by the coding sequence ATGAGTTTAACCGGTAATCTTAAGACAGTTTCATTTCCGGACATACTGCAACTTCTTTCAACCGGCAAAAAGACTGGTGTTCTGCAGGTTTCGACAGCGGCCCGCGAAAAGGAGATCGCTTTCCGGGATGGAAATATTATTTATGCATCATCGATCAATTCTTCCGAGGATCTCCTGGGTAATTTGTTGTTGAAGCGGGGTAAAATATCCAAAATTGATCTTGAAAAGGCAATTGCCCAGCATAAACAGACCGGGCGCCAGCTCGGGACTACGCTGGTGGATATGAACCTCTTCGAAAAGGAAGAGGTGATTGACTGCCTGAAGATGCAAATCGAAGAAATCGTTTATAATCTTTTCAGCTGGAGCGAGGGTGAGTTCAAATTCATCGAGAATGCGGCTCCAAGGAAGATGCAGTTTTCCATTGAGTTAAGCACTATCAGCATTATCATGGAGGGCACCCGCCGAATCGACGAATGGGTTGAAATCCAGAAAGTCCTTCCCCCCGATGATGTCAAATTACAGTTAAGCCTGACTCCTAAAATCCATAAAGAGACTATTACGCTGTCACTCGAGGAATTCAAGATTCTGTCGTTGATTAACGGGGAGCGAACCCTGCCCGATTTAATCAACGCCTCGCCGGTCGGGGAATTCGTCACCTACCGGGCGCTGTACCGGTTGATTCTCGGCGGCCTGGTGCAATCGGCCGGCCGGGCGGCCAGCCGGGATGAGATCGTAGAAAACGAGGAAGAGGTCATTCTTTCGATCCTGTTTACTTTATACAACAGCTGTTTTTATCGAATCCGTGCCATAGTAGAGGAAATTGTCGGCGATCAGAATCCGATGTTCAATAAATATCTGGCCAGTTTCCGGAACGGTTTTCTGACATTTTTCCCGGGATTCGATCCGGGCTCGAATCTCAACTCGTCTTTTGACAAATTTTACACCGAGATTTTAAAGATTCCGGCGACGGTTCGGATGCATAATGTTATGAGTGCGCTGGAAAATATGCTCAGCAATCAACTTGAATATGTTTTTTACTTTCTTGGTTCGGGCATTTATCGTTCTGCCGCCGGCAGGGTGAGAAAAGAGATATCGGAGCCGATGGCATTACGACGCGAACTGGTGAAAAGGTACAAGATTGATGATAATCTTTTCAGCTCTATCAAGAAAGCCGATAGGGTTGTCAAGCTGGTGAAAGGTGCATCGTAA
- a CDS encoding tetratricopeptide repeat protein: MAQLTELDDRIAKCNKILGENPNSQIFAALAEAYRKTGEVDKAFRICQNGLKIHPDYGSAHMVMAKINLDKGLYDWAEMEVTKAVELDGESHATMVLMAEIFIYKGEFARATKILNQLQAIDPRNSHVSKLLEMARKIPLESPEKKTVVSEPIAGAKEAPISSQTAVSESDEKISIGGMLDSISSINGIEGVLLVNGEGLVADARWDSRQPAELYGAVAKDIEAVIKSQIEISHFGSYENILVEAEDLIINLLPIDNNLLVIRANKHINLGTLRMKLSGLMSKLSLEIS; this comes from the coding sequence ATGGCTCAACTTACGGAACTGGACGATAGAATAGCCAAATGTAACAAGATCTTAGGCGAGAATCCTAATTCGCAGATCTTTGCCGCCCTGGCCGAGGCTTATCGCAAAACCGGCGAGGTGGATAAGGCTTTTCGCATATGCCAGAACGGACTTAAAATCCATCCGGACTATGGTTCGGCCCATATGGTCATGGCCAAAATCAATCTTGATAAGGGCCTTTATGACTGGGCGGAGATGGAAGTAACCAAGGCGGTAGAACTGGATGGTGAGAGTCATGCCACCATGGTGTTGATGGCCGAAATATTCATATACAAGGGGGAATTCGCCAGGGCCACGAAAATATTGAACCAGCTTCAGGCCATTGATCCCCGGAATTCCCACGTTAGCAAGCTTCTTGAGATGGCCCGGAAGATACCTCTGGAATCACCGGAGAAAAAGACGGTTGTATCCGAACCGATAGCGGGGGCCAAGGAAGCCCCGATTTCATCTCAGACGGCGGTATCGGAAAGCGATGAAAAGATCAGTATTGGCGGAATGCTGGACAGTATTTCTTCCATCAACGGTATTGAGGGGGTTTTATTGGTCAACGGTGAGGGCCTGGTGGCCGATGCCCGCTGGGACAGCCGTCAGCCGGCCGAGTTATATGGGGCGGTGGCCAAGGATATTGAAGCGGTCATCAAATCGCAAATAGAGATATCTCATTTCGGCAGTTATGAAAATATACTGGTGGAAGCCGAGGATCTAATCATTAATCTTCTGCCGATTGACAATAACCTGCTGGTGATAAGAGCCAACAAGCATATCAATCTGGGGACGCTCAGGATGAAGTTGTCCGGGCTGATGAGTAAATTGTCGTTGGAAATCAGCTGA